The Acidobacteriota bacterium genome has a window encoding:
- a CDS encoding NADH:flavin oxidoreductase yields MSENTNANYRRVATLKTADALAAYLQQLGVELGFDRELQTGPAAPLAQPYDLNGFSIGNRFCILPMEGWDGTTDGRPSELTKRRWQHFGASGAKLIWGGEAVAVRPDGRANPNQLLLNAETAGEIAGLRTLLIEAHEAKCGRSADLLIGLQLTHSGRFARPNDKKKLEPRILYRHPILDRKFGITNDSALFTDAEIDDLIGDFVKAAVRAQSAGYTFVDLKHCHGYLGHEFLSAHTRPGRYGGSFANRTRFLRELVAGIHRDAPGLQIGVRLSAFDILPFKMPDGPNADKRGVPEAYEGEYPFAFGGNAAHPLQMDLTEAFQFLALLTELGIKLVCISAGSPYYNPHIQRPALFPPSDGYLPPEDPLVGVARQIAATAQLKARHPELCVVGSGYTYLQEWLPNVGQHYVRTGQVDFVGVGRLVLSYHDLPFDVVNGQPLQTKRICRTFSDCTTGPRNGLVSGCYPLDPFYKTHPEHEKLKVIKQGLK; encoded by the coding sequence ATGAGTGAGAACACCAACGCCAACTATCGCCGCGTCGCCACGCTGAAAACGGCGGACGCTTTGGCGGCCTATCTGCAACAACTCGGTGTCGAGTTAGGCTTTGACCGCGAATTGCAAACCGGCCCGGCAGCTCCGCTGGCACAGCCTTATGACTTGAATGGATTCAGCATCGGCAATCGTTTCTGCATTCTGCCGATGGAAGGCTGGGACGGCACGACAGACGGACGGCCTTCGGAATTGACCAAACGCCGCTGGCAGCATTTCGGCGCGAGCGGCGCGAAACTCATCTGGGGCGGCGAGGCCGTCGCCGTGCGGCCCGATGGACGCGCCAATCCCAATCAGTTGCTGCTGAATGCAGAGACAGCGGGCGAAATCGCTGGCTTGCGCACCCTGCTGATCGAAGCCCACGAGGCCAAATGCGGGCGCAGCGCTGATTTGCTCATCGGGTTGCAATTGACGCATTCGGGCCGCTTCGCGCGTCCGAATGACAAGAAAAAATTGGAGCCGCGCATCCTCTATCGCCACCCGATTCTCGACCGCAAATTCGGCATCACCAACGACAGCGCGCTTTTCACCGACGCCGAGATTGACGACCTGATCGGTGATTTCGTCAAAGCCGCTGTGCGCGCGCAATCCGCCGGGTACACTTTTGTAGACTTGAAACATTGCCACGGCTATCTGGGCCACGAATTCCTGAGCGCCCACACGCGCCCGGGCCGCTACGGTGGCAGCTTTGCGAATCGCACCCGCTTTCTGCGTGAACTGGTCGCGGGCATCCACCGCGATGCGCCGGGGTTGCAAATCGGCGTGCGACTGAGCGCCTTTGATATTTTGCCTTTCAAAATGCCCGACGGCCCAAATGCTGATAAACGTGGCGTGCCCGAAGCGTATGAAGGTGAATATCCGTTCGCGTTTGGCGGCAATGCGGCGCATCCGTTGCAGATGGATTTGACCGAAGCCTTTCAATTCCTCGCCCTGCTCACCGAGTTGGGCATCAAGTTGGTTTGCATTTCGGCAGGCTCGCCCTATTACAACCCGCACATTCAACGTCCCGCGCTCTTCCCCCCTTCGGACGGGTATCTGCCGCCCGAAGACCCGCTGGTCGGCGTCGCACGGCAAATCGCGGCGACCGCGCAATTGAAAGCGCGGCATCCTGAGTTGTGCGTCGTCGGTTCGGGCTACACTTATTTACAGGAATGGCTGCCCAACGTGGGCCAGCATTACGTCCGCACCGGCCAGGTGGATTTTGTCGGCGTAGGCCGCCTGGTCTTGTCCTATCACGATCTGCCCTTCGACGTGGTCAACGGCCAGCCGCTGCAAACCAAACGCATCTGCCGGACGTTCAGCGATTGCACGACGGGGCCGCGCAACGGCCTGGTGTCGGGCTGCTATCCGCTTGATCCTTTTTACAAAACACACCCCGAACACGAAAAGCTGAAGGTCATCAAGCAAGGCTTGAAGTAA
- a CDS encoding aspartyl protease family protein, with translation MGLIRAEIELISVDDLVLHRRGYLPEDKIKRTKVQALVDSGAYMLAVNDQIKTQLDLPVIDNQIAELADGSKVNLEIVGPIEVRFENRRTSVDAMVLPGDAEVLLGSIPMEDMDVLIDPKRQQLIVNPENPYFAKKPLK, from the coding sequence ATGGGTTTAATCCGCGCGGAAATTGAATTGATCAGTGTTGATGATTTGGTGCTGCATCGCCGGGGTTATTTGCCGGAAGACAAAATCAAACGCACAAAGGTCCAGGCGTTGGTGGATAGCGGCGCATACATGCTGGCGGTCAATGATCAGATTAAAACGCAGCTTGATTTGCCGGTGATTGACAATCAGATTGCGGAGTTGGCGGACGGGTCAAAAGTCAACTTAGAGATTGTCGGGCCAATCGAGGTGCGCTTTGAAAATCGCCGTACCAGCGTTGATGCAATGGTGCTGCCGGGCGATGCGGAAGTTCTGTTGGGCAGCATCCCGATGGAAGATATGGATGTGTTGATTGATCCGAAGCGCCAGCAATTGATCGTCAATCCTGAAAACCCCTACTTTGCCAAGAAGCCGCTCAAGTGA
- a CDS encoding glutathionylspermidine synthase family protein — protein MTLPTYGEFARQLYATGILSDPWLNGRERFRLQAVILTPERLQALYIAAERVTHIYHELAEIVLAQPELLDDFFGLTPFQKMMWLASEGRWHGIARVDLFVCNDGRIQACELNSDTPSGEAETVLLNQLLHPYHPNTTDPNANFAEHFWQMMQASLVSLPPPLPLSPAVAIIYPTDMPEDLSMIALYRRWLEARGCTVVLGSPYNLGLNAERRVTVLGQPVDLILRHYKTDWWGERETIWDNQTPYPDPDPLARELLLLLAAENEGRVTVVNPFGAVVTQNKLSMALMWERQELFSAQARAWIVEHLPETRRLATLDTEHLPREEWVLKSAYGCEGDSVVVGPFVKPADWRLALTSAIQKHWVAQRYFEVAPLDAVTPLLPNYGVYLLGGRAAGLFTRLSQRATDYASTTAPTFVSGSGFKQEL, from the coding sequence ATGACTCTGCCCACCTATGGCGAATTTGCGCGGCAACTTTACGCCACCGGCATTCTGTCTGACCCCTGGCTGAATGGCCGCGAACGCTTCCGCTTGCAAGCTGTCATTCTCACGCCGGAACGGTTGCAGGCGCTTTACATCGCCGCCGAGCGCGTCACGCACATCTATCACGAACTCGCCGAGATTGTGCTGGCGCAGCCTGAATTGCTTGATGATTTCTTTGGCCTGACTCCCTTTCAGAAAATGATGTGGCTCGCCAGCGAAGGGCGCTGGCACGGCATTGCCCGGGTGGATTTGTTTGTTTGCAACGATGGCCGCATTCAGGCGTGCGAACTCAACTCCGACACGCCGTCGGGCGAAGCCGAAACGGTGTTGCTCAATCAGTTGCTGCATCCGTATCATCCAAACACGACTGATCCGAATGCGAATTTCGCCGAGCATTTCTGGCAAATGATGCAGGCCAGTCTTGTCTCCCTCCCTCCCCCTCTTCCTCTCTCTCCCGCAGTCGCGATTATCTATCCCACCGACATGCCCGAAGACTTGAGCATGATCGCGTTGTATCGCCGCTGGCTAGAAGCGCGCGGTTGCACGGTCGTCTTGGGTTCGCCGTATAACCTCGGACTCAATGCTGAGCGGCGTGTAACGGTGCTGGGCCAACCGGTAGATTTGATCTTGCGGCATTACAAAACCGACTGGTGGGGCGAACGCGAAACGATCTGGGACAACCAGACGCCCTATCCCGACCCTGACCCGCTGGCGCGCGAATTGTTGTTGCTGCTCGCAGCCGAAAACGAAGGCCGCGTCACTGTGGTGAATCCCTTTGGCGCGGTGGTGACGCAAAACAAGTTAAGCATGGCGTTGATGTGGGAGCGGCAGGAATTGTTTTCTGCGCAAGCGCGCGCCTGGATCGTCGAACACCTTCCTGAAACCCGGCGGTTGGCGACGCTTGATACTGAGCACTTGCCGCGCGAGGAATGGGTGTTGAAATCGGCTTACGGTTGCGAGGGCGATTCGGTCGTGGTCGGCCCCTTCGTCAAGCCGGCGGATTGGCGCTTGGCGCTGACGTCCGCCATTCAAAAGCACTGGGTCGCACAGCGTTATTTTGAAGTCGCGCCACTCGACGCCGTGACACCCTTGCTGCCGAATTACGGCGTGTATTTGCTGGGCGGACGCGCCGCCGGTCTGTTCACGCGCTTGTCGCAACGCGCGACTGATTACGCTTCGACCACAGCCCCGACGTTTGTATCCGGCAGCGGCTTCAAACAGGAGTTGTAG
- a CDS encoding clan AA aspartic protease: MGLTYAEIELISSDDLALLRRGYLKEKEVRRAKVSALVDSGAYMLAVNDHLKAQLGLPVLDKQEAELADGSHVMLEIVGPVDVRFANRATTVRAMVLPGDTEVLLGSIPMEDMDVLVDPKRQQLIVNPENPYIAKKHLK, encoded by the coding sequence ATGGGATTGACCTACGCTGAAATTGAATTGATCAGTTCGGATGACTTGGCGTTGCTTCGGCGCGGATATCTGAAGGAGAAAGAGGTGCGGCGCGCGAAGGTTTCCGCCCTCGTGGATAGTGGCGCATACATGTTGGCTGTCAATGATCATCTGAAAGCACAACTCGGTTTGCCCGTACTCGATAAACAAGAGGCTGAGTTGGCAGATGGTTCGCACGTCATGTTGGAAATCGTCGGCCCCGTGGATGTGCGTTTCGCCAATCGTGCAACAACTGTGCGCGCAATGGTCTTGCCCGGCGACACAGAGGTATTGCTCGGTAGTATTCCAATGGAAGATATGGATGTCTTGGTTGATCCGAAGCGCCAGCAATTGATCGTCAATCCTGAAAATCCATACATCGCCAAAAAACATCTCAAGTAA
- a CDS encoding GMC family oxidoreductase produces the protein MTQKRIVYDAIIVGSGAAGGIAAHVLVNQGLKVLLLEIGPKWDRNTIFHTEHSWPYEMPFRGLGKPGQYDGLWKVGAYTEHLYVHPYKDRYATAPGTDFHWTRIHAVGGRTNTWARVSLRMSEFDMKPKSMQDGAGEDWPISYQELAPYYDQAEDLLGVFGTREGLAVTPDGNYHAPTPPPRCGEVALAKGGKKVGIPTIPIRKAILLKNRDNRAACHYCGNCDYGCGTASRFSSLDTIIPKLTGNRNFTLRTGAAVHRVLLDPKTGKARGVEFIDTRNKLTYEAHAKVVVLGAGAMESTRILLNSKTHHHETGLANASGVLGHYLMDNFKAGFVSGWLPHLKGTEVFNDDGAGGGHLYIPRHTNIKGGRKVSALRGWQYQPNSGSNSNAGSAKRLPGFGADFKQEVRDRNPARLSLAGFGECLPNFDNYCEIDPQGLKDRYGIPQLRFHAKWGDNELKLADLMYDTAEELLRAAGGEIIPYTRTLPPPPGDATHEVGTARMGNDPKTSVLNKFNQAHEVKNLYVVDGASFVSCPEKNCTLSIAAVAWRASEHLADELRRGNLG, from the coding sequence ATGACACAAAAGCGAATCGTTTATGACGCCATCATCGTAGGCTCCGGCGCTGCCGGCGGCATCGCCGCGCACGTGCTGGTCAATCAAGGCTTGAAAGTTCTGCTGCTGGAAATCGGCCCGAAATGGGATCGCAACACGATCTTTCACACCGAACACAGTTGGCCTTACGAAATGCCCTTTCGCGGCCTGGGCAAGCCAGGCCAATACGATGGACTGTGGAAGGTCGGCGCTTATACCGAACATCTTTACGTCCATCCTTACAAAGACCGTTACGCCACCGCGCCCGGCACGGACTTTCACTGGACGCGCATCCACGCAGTCGGCGGACGCACCAACACCTGGGCGCGCGTCTCGTTGCGCATGTCTGAATTCGACATGAAGCCCAAGTCCATGCAAGACGGCGCGGGCGAAGACTGGCCGATTTCGTATCAGGAACTCGCGCCCTATTACGACCAGGCCGAAGACCTGCTGGGCGTCTTCGGCACGCGCGAAGGCCTCGCAGTCACGCCCGACGGCAATTATCACGCGCCCACGCCGCCGCCGCGTTGCGGCGAAGTCGCGCTGGCCAAGGGCGGCAAAAAGGTCGGCATCCCCACAATCCCAATTCGCAAAGCGATCTTGCTGAAAAACCGCGACAACCGCGCGGCCTGCCATTACTGTGGCAATTGCGATTATGGCTGCGGCACGGCTTCGCGCTTTAGTTCGCTCGACACGATCATCCCTAAGCTGACCGGCAACCGGAATTTCACGCTGCGCACCGGCGCCGCTGTGCATCGCGTGCTGCTCGACCCCAAGACCGGCAAAGCGCGTGGCGTCGAATTTATTGACACGCGCAACAAACTGACCTACGAAGCGCACGCCAAAGTCGTCGTCCTCGGCGCGGGCGCGATGGAATCCACGCGCATCCTGCTGAACTCGAAAACGCACCATCACGAGACAGGTTTGGCGAACGCTTCCGGCGTGCTCGGCCATTACTTGATGGACAATTTCAAAGCGGGTTTTGTCAGCGGCTGGCTGCCGCATTTGAAAGGCACCGAAGTCTTCAACGATGACGGTGCGGGCGGCGGGCATCTTTACATTCCACGCCACACGAACATAAAGGGCGGCCGCAAAGTTTCCGCCTTGCGCGGCTGGCAATACCAACCCAACAGCGGCTCGAACTCGAACGCGGGTTCCGCCAAACGCCTGCCCGGCTTCGGCGCGGATTTCAAACAGGAAGTCCGCGACCGCAATCCGGCGCGCTTGTCCCTCGCCGGGTTTGGCGAATGCCTGCCGAATTTCGACAACTATTGCGAGATTGATCCGCAGGGCTTGAAAGACCGCTACGGCATCCCGCAGTTGCGCTTCCATGCCAAGTGGGGCGACAACGAATTGAAGCTGGCCGATCTGATGTACGACACCGCCGAAGAGCTGTTGCGCGCGGCGGGCGGCGAGATCATCCCCTACACCCGCACGCTGCCACCGCCGCCCGGCGACGCGACGCACGAAGTCGGCACGGCGCGCATGGGCAACGATCCCAAGACTTCGGTGCTGAACAAATTCAACCAGGCGCACGAGGTCAAGAATCTCTACGTCGTGGATGGCGCGTCGTTTGTTTCTTGTCCCGAAAAGAACTGCACACTTTCCATTGCCGCCGTCGCGTGGCGGGCGAGTGAGCATTTGGCGGATGAGTTGCGGCGGGGGAATTTGGGATGA
- a CDS encoding methyltransferase domain-containing protein — MKKLHILALLLPLLACSQAQALRADKSAQFTQSIPSGQPPIYETRRDHDPEGTGKFYQGREIAHVMGYAGASWLERPARVEEEQPDQVVEQMKLKPADVVADVGAGTGYFSFRLSRVVSQGKVFAVDIQREMLDVIEERKAKLKAGNVVAIRSTEQDVKLPDNAVDVVLLVDVYHEFAYPYEMMQSIVKALKPGGRVIQIEYRGEDPEVQIKRTHKMTVQQARKEMEFVGLRWKETKEFLPQQHFLVFEKP; from the coding sequence ATGAAGAAACTCCATATTCTCGCGCTGCTGCTCCCCTTGCTGGCGTGTTCACAGGCGCAGGCACTGCGGGCGGATAAGTCCGCGCAGTTCACTCAGTCCATCCCATCTGGCCAGCCGCCCATTTACGAAACCCGCCGCGACCACGACCCCGAAGGCACCGGCAAGTTTTATCAGGGCCGCGAGATTGCGCACGTGATGGGTTACGCGGGCGCAAGCTGGCTGGAACGGCCCGCACGTGTCGAAGAAGAGCAACCTGACCAGGTCGTTGAACAGATGAAACTCAAGCCCGCCGACGTGGTCGCCGATGTCGGCGCGGGCACGGGCTATTTTTCGTTTCGCCTCAGCCGCGTTGTCTCGCAAGGCAAAGTTTTTGCCGTGGACATTCAACGCGAGATGCTCGACGTCATCGAAGAGCGTAAAGCCAAGCTCAAAGCCGGCAACGTCGTGGCAATTCGCAGCACAGAGCAGGACGTGAAGCTGCCGGACAATGCCGTAGACGTCGTGCTTTTGGTGGATGTTTATCACGAGTTCGCCTACCCCTATGAGATGATGCAAAGCATCGTCAAGGCGCTGAAACCCGGCGGGCGCGTCATTCAAATCGAATATCGCGGCGAAGACCCCGAAGTCCAGATCAAACGCACGCACAAGATGACCGTCCAGCAAGCGCGCAAAGAGATGGAATTCGTCGGGCTGCGCTGGAAAGAGACGAAAGAATTTTTGCCGCAACAGCATTTCCTGGTGTTTGAGAAACCGTGA
- a CDS encoding SUMF1/EgtB/PvdO family nonheme iron enzyme, which yields MPSPSAPKVFISYSQESDEHRLRVYQLVVRLRHSGIDCVSDHREVSPSVGWRAWMEERLREADYTLIVCTETYRRRAERREEPGKGLGVAWEAAIITDEIYQNAGRNTRFIPVVFTPADATHIPDRLKQYTWYRVDTDEGCLKLLRHLTHQPEFEEVPLGVIPELRPISLNATAFGTPPVPPPPVEKKVEPTPVKPAAQPRVAKPTAAPVKKPDTEPPRSFGLQGFAGALRALLQVGGQTAFQEMKAGRRKVLMAVFVLSAVLASWLGIKNSAWLLNGSPIVPDRGSPTSAPTIAAAKLQSFAEDLSNGVKLEMVVLSGGTFEMGSDKGNDNEKPKHKVTLSPFAIGKYEVTQTQWKAVMGADNNPSRFKGDDLPVETVSWNDANAFIKRLREKTGNPTYRLPTEAEWEYACRAGSTGAYSFGDDASQLGEYAWFDKNSEGKTHPFGQKKPNAWGLYDMHGNVLEWVQDWYGKDYYRQSANSTDPQGPLAGEYRVLRGGGSWVNPQSYARSVVRHIYIYPIVRDDINGFRVAVARPPS from the coding sequence ATGCCTTCCCCCAGTGCGCCGAAAGTTTTTATCAGTTATAGCCAGGAATCCGACGAGCACCGGCTGCGCGTCTATCAACTGGTCGTGCGCTTGCGCCACAGCGGCATTGATTGCGTCTCTGACCACCGCGAGGTTTCGCCGTCTGTCGGCTGGCGCGCGTGGATGGAAGAACGCCTCCGCGAAGCCGATTACACGTTGATCGTGTGTACCGAAACCTACCGCCGCCGTGCCGAACGCCGCGAAGAGCCGGGCAAGGGCTTGGGCGTAGCTTGGGAAGCGGCCATCATCACCGACGAGATTTATCAGAACGCCGGGCGCAACACGCGCTTCATCCCGGTCGTCTTCACCCCCGCCGACGCCACGCACATCCCGGACAGATTGAAGCAGTACACCTGGTACCGCGTTGACACCGACGAAGGCTGTTTGAAGCTGTTGCGGCATCTGACCCATCAGCCAGAGTTTGAAGAAGTGCCATTGGGCGTGATTCCTGAGTTGCGTCCGATCAGTTTGAATGCGACTGCGTTTGGCACGCCGCCTGTGCCGCCGCCGCCCGTGGAAAAGAAGGTCGAGCCAACGCCCGTTAAGCCAGCCGCACAGCCCCGCGTCGCCAAGCCAACTGCAGCGCCCGTCAAGAAGCCGGATACTGAGCCTCCGCGCAGTTTTGGCCTGCAAGGTTTTGCGGGAGCACTGCGCGCATTGTTGCAAGTGGGCGGGCAAACCGCTTTTCAAGAAATGAAGGCCGGGCGCAGAAAAGTGCTGATGGCGGTCTTCGTGTTGAGCGCGGTTTTGGCATCGTGGCTGGGCATCAAGAATTCCGCGTGGCTACTCAACGGCAGTCCCATCGTGCCTGATCGTGGCAGCCCCACATCTGCGCCGACTATTGCCGCAGCCAAATTGCAATCCTTCGCCGAAGACCTCAGCAATGGCGTGAAGCTGGAGATGGTCGTGTTGTCTGGCGGCACCTTTGAGATGGGTTCGGACAAGGGCAATGACAATGAGAAACCGAAACACAAAGTGACGCTGTCGCCTTTCGCCATCGGCAAATACGAAGTGACACAGACGCAATGGAAAGCTGTGATGGGGGCCGACAACAATCCGAGCCGTTTCAAAGGCGATGATCTGCCGGTGGAAACGGTGTCGTGGAATGACGCCAATGCGTTCATCAAACGACTGCGGGAAAAGACCGGCAATCCGACCTATCGGTTGCCGACCGAAGCCGAGTGGGAATATGCCTGCCGCGCGGGTTCGACGGGCGCATACAGCTTTGGCGACGATGCCAGTCAGCTCGGCGAGTATGCGTGGTTTGATAAGAACTCCGAAGGCAAGACGCATCCATTCGGACAGAAAAAGCCGAATGCCTGGGGCTTGTACGATATGCACGGCAATGTGTTGGAGTGGGTGCAGGATTGGTATGGGAAGGACTACTATCGGCAAAGCGCGAACAGCACCGATCCGCAAGGCCCGTTAGCAGGCGAGTATCGTGTCCTGCGGGGCGGCGGGTCGTGGGTCAATCCTCAATCCTACGCGCGCTCTGTTGTCCGCCACATCTACATTTACCCCATCGTCCGCGACGACATTAACGGTTTTCGGGTGGCGGTGGCGCGTCCCCCATCTTAG
- a CDS encoding class I SAM-dependent methyltransferase, whose amino-acid sequence MDQQAREMKLAWDKRAAEDARWYINTVRRQQTEEEFDASGRHEVQSQVVDGLALLTGGSDPRQLRLLEIGCGIGRMTKHLAGIFGEVYAVDVSAEMIRQAQMRLQSLANVRLFETGGEDFALFPAQSFDVIFSAYVFQHVPSAAIIRSNLVDAWRVLKPGGVCKFVTNGVTAPASGPTDSWHGAAFPEAALRQLAEELGAQLLGLFGEETQYCWTMLRRRMQAGPPARTQAPQVVLRGHTDDLSVTEISLSGARPYLTLVLAGEFSEWDDAASVKIEVAGRTLLPRYAGPPGTNAVASLRDHTAESLFQVNLRLPPDLPIGEALLHVSLADSSAVLVKVTLSR is encoded by the coding sequence ATGGATCAACAAGCCCGCGAGATGAAGCTCGCCTGGGACAAACGCGCGGCGGAAGACGCCCGCTGGTACATCAACACTGTGCGCCGCCAGCAAACCGAAGAAGAATTTGACGCCAGTGGCCGTCACGAAGTGCAAAGCCAGGTTGTGGACGGCCTGGCGCTGCTGACCGGGGGCAGTGACCCACGCCAGTTGCGGTTGTTGGAAATAGGCTGCGGCATCGGGCGCATGACCAAACATCTGGCTGGCATTTTCGGCGAAGTTTACGCCGTGGATGTGTCGGCGGAGATGATTCGGCAAGCTCAAATGCGTCTGCAAAGCTTGGCGAATGTGCGGCTGTTTGAAACCGGCGGCGAGGATTTCGCGCTCTTCCCTGCCCAGAGCTTTGACGTGATTTTTTCGGCCTATGTGTTTCAGCACGTCCCCAGCGCCGCGATCATTCGCAGCAATCTGGTGGACGCCTGGCGCGTGCTTAAACCGGGCGGCGTTTGCAAATTTGTGACGAACGGCGTGACGGCGCCAGCGTCTGGCCCCACGGATTCGTGGCATGGCGCGGCGTTTCCCGAAGCGGCCTTGCGGCAACTGGCTGAAGAACTGGGCGCGCAACTGCTCGGCTTGTTTGGCGAAGAAACGCAATACTGCTGGACGATGTTGCGCCGCCGTATGCAAGCGGGGCCACCCGCCCGCACCCAAGCACCGCAGGTGGTTTTGCGCGGCCACACGGATGATCTTTCGGTCACTGAGATTTCCTTGAGCGGCGCGCGGCCTTATTTGACGCTGGTGTTGGCGGGGGAATTCAGTGAATGGGACGATGCGGCCTCAGTCAAAATCGAAGTGGCAGGGCGCACGCTTTTGCCGCGTTATGCCGGGCCACCTGGCACGAACGCAGTAGCTTCATTGCGCGACCACACGGCGGAATCGTTGTTCCAGGTGAATTTGCGGCTCCCGCCCGACTTACCCATTGGAGAGGCGCTGTTGCACGTGTCTTTGGCTGACAGTTCGGCGGTGTTGGTGAAAGTGACACTCAGCCGCTAA
- a CDS encoding restriction endonuclease, with the protein MSNGFPYKIPQESPGYPQASAFITEKIAAMIAHSIVSGGNLIFIHTNLKRGLPLENINKVAGPFVEAWALEQFEEIANNLGNDYGLVNVQAGKRLDPFDIVLQFKRQQVAAAYLSANVDVKATAGDIKTSGKSPNITSFARIRSEYLDDPDYIFIILSLKHKVYGERDAATGMTNGVMEVVASATYDLKYISAADLNYNPALGTGQLQIRDIHYVTLEQRTTWEFLQLLDAKFIRSKGEAAWLKLARQHEWIKVEEP; encoded by the coding sequence ATGAGTAATGGCTTCCCTTACAAAATTCCCCAAGAAAGCCCTGGCTATCCTCAGGCTTCAGCGTTTATCACAGAAAAGATTGCCGCAATGATTGCGCACTCTATCGTCAGCGGCGGCAACCTGATCTTCATTCATACCAACCTCAAGCGTGGACTGCCACTTGAAAACATCAATAAAGTAGCTGGGCCATTTGTCGAAGCTTGGGCGTTGGAGCAGTTTGAAGAAATTGCCAATAATCTGGGCAATGATTATGGTTTGGTAAATGTTCAGGCTGGCAAGCGGCTTGATCCCTTCGACATTGTTTTGCAATTCAAACGTCAGCAAGTTGCAGCCGCTTACCTTTCAGCAAATGTGGATGTCAAAGCGACCGCCGGAGACATCAAAACCTCAGGGAAGAGTCCGAACATCACTTCTTTTGCCCGGATTCGTTCAGAGTATCTCGACGACCCTGACTATATTTTCATCATACTTTCGCTGAAGCATAAGGTTTATGGTGAAAGAGATGCCGCCACCGGCATGACTAACGGGGTGATGGAAGTAGTGGCTTCAGCAACGTATGATCTGAAGTATATTTCGGCGGCAGATTTGAACTACAATCCAGCCTTGGGCACCGGCCAGCTTCAAATTCGGGATATTCACTATGTCACACTCGAACAACGCACGACTTGGGAATTCTTGCAGTTGTTGGATGCCAAGTTCATTCGCTCGAAAGGCGAAGCCGCTTGGCTTAAACTGGCGCGTCAACACGAATGGATCAAAGTAGAGGAGCCGTAA
- a CDS encoding site-specific DNA-methyltransferase, producing MNDHQLICGDACKVLATLPDTSVDLIIADPPYNLGKDYGNNRDALSWQEYIEFTRTWLRQADRLLKPTGTIYVFMGVRFISRLHLLMEEELGWLFNGWITWHYTQGMGRKNGFSPRHEDILYFTKSSNYIFNLDDIRVPQKYYRERNNMTGANPGDVWQFSHVHYCSAEREAHPTQKPEALMERMIKASSQPADLVLDPFVGSGTTVRVAKVLKRRSIGIEVNPDYVAMGERRLVSTQEEFDSFDPRTQRIPRDLPNQTKETAQVSFFD from the coding sequence ATGAATGACCACCAGTTGATTTGTGGCGATGCATGCAAAGTACTAGCTACGTTACCTGATACTAGCGTTGATCTCATCATTGCCGACCCACCTTACAATTTAGGTAAGGACTATGGGAATAATCGTGACGCACTGTCTTGGCAGGAATATATCGAATTCACCCGCACTTGGCTTCGTCAGGCTGACCGGCTGCTCAAACCGACTGGCACGATTTATGTCTTCATGGGTGTTCGTTTTATTTCCCGCTTACATTTATTGATGGAAGAGGAACTTGGCTGGTTGTTCAATGGGTGGATTACTTGGCATTACACACAAGGTATGGGTCGCAAGAATGGGTTTTCGCCGCGGCATGAGGATATTCTTTACTTCACTAAAAGCAGTAACTACATCTTCAACCTGGATGACATTCGTGTTCCGCAGAAATACTATCGCGAGCGAAACAACATGACCGGCGCGAACCCCGGTGATGTCTGGCAGTTTTCCCATGTGCATTACTGCAGTGCCGAACGCGAAGCCCATCCCACGCAAAAACCTGAAGCGTTGATGGAACGGATGATCAAAGCTAGTTCACAACCGGCGGATTTGGTGCTTGATCCGTTTGTCGGCAGCGGTACGACGGTACGGGTTGCCAAAGTGCTTAAGCGCCGCTCCATCGGTATTGAGGTCAATCCTGATTACGTCGCGATGGGCGAGCGTCGCTTGGTTTCAACACAGGAAGAGTTTGATTCGTTCGATCCACGCACACAGCGCATCCCTCGCGATTTGCCAAACCAAACCAAAGAAACGGCACAGGTATCTTTTTTTGATTGA